A window of the Cicer arietinum cultivar CDC Frontier isolate Library 1 chromosome 6, Cicar.CDCFrontier_v2.0, whole genome shotgun sequence genome harbors these coding sequences:
- the LOC101504287 gene encoding uncharacterized protein: MSSVSGFYKQKKNANKKSSKSKKPPIHAATFDSKVAKPSPLLSRNANPDLQDEHNESESVLRQFDMNMVYGPCMGMTRLARWERATKLGLNPPQEIENLLKSGKVQQESLWDTLI, from the exons ATGTCGTCAGTGTCAGGTTTCTACAAGCAGAAGAAAAATGCCAACAAAAAATCTTCCAAGTCCAAGAAACCTCCGATCCACGCCGCCACTTTCGATTCCAAAGTCGCCAAACCATCGCCCCTCTTATCCCGCAACGCCAACCCAGATCTCCAAG ATGAACACAACGAAAGCGAGTCGGTGCTGCGTCAATTTGACATGAACATGGTATATGGCCCTTGTATGGGGATGACTAGGCTCGCACGCTGGGAGCGTGCCACCAAACTTGGCTTAAACCCTCCACAAGAAATCGAGAACCTTTTGAAAAGTGGTAAAGTTCAACAGGAATCCTTGTGGGACACTCTTATTTAG